A single region of the Pseudomonas sp. B21-023 genome encodes:
- a CDS encoding HlyD family secretion protein translates to MNRKAPRIFASALVLLLLAAGGLGYWKSLHDRLPEGLSMGNGRLESTEVQIASKVPGRLAEVLVDEGDKVTRGQLLARIDTRTMEAQRSQAEAEVLRARENYAAAQASVQLRQSELLLASQELKRVREIYQRKFASQQLLDQQQARYDTATSAVVAARAQLAAIKAAIGAAEAQVAQLTSEIDDSSLRAPIDGIIQLRLAEPGEVLGAGGRVLMLIDPSDQYMNLYLPAATTGRLTVGDQARIVLDALPEQALPAKIAFVAAKAQFTPKQVETRDERQKLVFRVKLRLTEPSAVPQAKPGMPGAGYVRTADVGWPANLQ, encoded by the coding sequence ATGAATCGAAAAGCCCCCAGAATCTTCGCCTCCGCCCTTGTATTGCTGTTGCTGGCGGCAGGCGGGCTGGGTTACTGGAAGTCCCTTCACGACCGCCTGCCCGAAGGCCTGAGCATGGGCAACGGGCGCCTCGAATCCACCGAAGTGCAGATCGCCAGCAAGGTCCCCGGGCGCCTGGCCGAGGTGCTGGTCGATGAAGGCGACAAGGTCACCCGCGGCCAACTGCTCGCCCGCATCGACACCCGCACCATGGAGGCCCAGCGCAGCCAGGCCGAGGCCGAGGTACTGCGCGCCCGCGAGAACTACGCCGCTGCCCAGGCCAGCGTGCAACTGCGCCAGAGCGAACTGCTGCTGGCCAGCCAGGAGCTCAAGCGCGTTCGCGAAATCTACCAGCGCAAGTTCGCCAGCCAGCAACTGCTCGACCAGCAACAGGCACGCTACGACACCGCCACCTCAGCCGTGGTCGCCGCCCGCGCCCAGCTGGCGGCAATCAAGGCCGCCATCGGCGCCGCCGAGGCACAGGTGGCCCAGCTCACCAGCGAGATCGACGACAGCAGCCTGCGCGCCCCCATCGACGGCATCATCCAGCTGCGCCTGGCCGAGCCCGGCGAGGTGCTCGGTGCCGGTGGCCGGGTGCTGATGCTGATCGATCCCAGCGACCAGTACATGAACCTCTACCTGCCCGCCGCCACCACCGGCCGGCTGACCGTGGGCGACCAGGCGCGGATCGTGCTCGACGCCCTGCCCGAGCAGGCCCTGCCGGCGAAGATCGCCTTTGTCGCGGCCAAGGCGCAGTTCACGCCGAAACAGGTCGAGACCCGTGACGAGCGGCAAAAGCTGGTGTTCCGGGTCAAGCTGCGTCTGACCGAGCCGAGCGCCGTGCCCCAGGCCAAGCCGGGCATGCCCGGCGCCGGGTACGTGCGCACCGCCGACGTGGGCTGGCCGGCCAACCTGCAATGA
- a CDS encoding EVE domain-containing protein, producing MAYWLMKSEPDELSIEALARLGSARWDGVRNYQARNFLRAMSVGDEFFFYHSSCPQPGIAGIARISAAAYPDPTALDPQSHYHDAKASAEKNPWSAVDVEHVQTFRQVLGLGLLKQQAALEELPLVQKGSRLSVMPVTAEQWAAILALS from the coding sequence ATGGCCTACTGGCTGATGAAATCCGAGCCCGACGAGCTCTCCATCGAAGCCTTGGCACGCCTGGGCAGCGCCCGCTGGGACGGAGTACGCAACTACCAGGCACGCAATTTCCTGCGGGCCATGAGCGTAGGCGACGAGTTCTTCTTCTATCACTCCAGCTGCCCGCAACCAGGGATCGCCGGCATTGCCCGGATCAGCGCCGCGGCCTACCCGGACCCGACTGCCCTCGACCCGCAAAGCCACTACCACGACGCCAAGGCCAGCGCCGAGAAGAACCCGTGGAGCGCGGTGGATGTCGAGCATGTGCAGACCTTCCGACAGGTACTCGGCCTGGGCCTGCTCAAGCAGCAGGCGGCACTGGAGGAACTGCCACTGGTGCAAAAGGGCAGCCGCCTGTCGGTGATGCCGGTGACCGCCGAACAATGGGCCGCGATCCTCGCGCTGAGCTGA
- a CDS encoding 5-formyltetrahydrofolate cyclo-ligase: MTDTAPLTRPQLRRLLRNARRALTPAQQRQAAEGLYRQLAQHPLFRRARHIALYLPNDGEIDPRLLLREAHRRGKCVYLPVLHAWPATRMVFQRFEPGEKLRPNRFGIAEPMVERKRQRPIWALDLILLPLVGFDERGGRLGMGGGFYDRSLAYQGRRKAWKKPLLLGLAHECQKVERLNQASWDVPLQGTVSDRGWYLAAK; encoded by the coding sequence ATGACCGACACCGCGCCGCTCACCCGCCCCCAGCTTCGCCGTCTCCTGCGCAACGCCCGCCGCGCCCTCACACCCGCCCAGCAACGCCAGGCCGCCGAGGGCCTCTATCGCCAGCTGGCGCAGCATCCACTGTTCCGCCGCGCCCGGCACATCGCCCTGTACCTGCCCAATGACGGCGAAATCGACCCGCGCCTGCTGCTGCGCGAAGCGCACAGACGCGGCAAGTGTGTCTACCTGCCGGTGCTGCACGCCTGGCCCGCCACGCGTATGGTGTTCCAGCGTTTCGAGCCAGGCGAGAAGCTGCGCCCCAACCGGTTCGGCATCGCGGAACCGATGGTGGAGCGCAAACGCCAACGGCCGATCTGGGCGCTGGACCTGATCCTGCTGCCGCTGGTCGGCTTCGATGAGAGGGGGGGGCGCCTGGGCATGGGCGGGGGCTTCTATGACCGCAGCCTGGCCTACCAGGGCCGGCGCAAGGCCTGGAAAAAACCATTGCTGCTGGGGCTGGCGCATGAATGCCAGAAGGTGGAGCGGCTCAACCAGGCAAGCTGGGATGTACCGTTGCAAGGCACGGTGTCAGACCGTGGTTGGTACCTGGCGGCGAAATGA
- a CDS encoding cell division protein ZapA: MSSSNSVTVQILDKEYSIICPPEERNNLVGAARYLDGKMREIRSSGKVIGADRIAVMAALNITHELLHRQERPEVASGGTTREQVRDLLERVDQALSDDPVSKSD, encoded by the coding sequence ATGAGTTCAAGCAATAGCGTCACCGTCCAGATCCTCGACAAGGAATACTCGATCATCTGCCCGCCCGAGGAGCGCAACAACCTGGTCGGCGCCGCCCGTTACCTGGATGGCAAGATGCGCGAGATCCGCAGCAGCGGCAAGGTGATCGGCGCCGACCGTATCGCCGTGATGGCCGCGCTGAACATCACCCATGAGCTGCTGCACCGTCAGGAACGCCCCGAAGTGGCCAGCGGCGGCACCACCCGCGAACAGGTGCGTGACCTGCTGGAGCGGGTCGACCAGGCGCTCTCCGACGATCCGGTTAGCAAAAGCGACTGA
- a CDS encoding TIGR02449 family protein, whose product MQENDLQALMSRFELLIERVEQLKRQNALLVAQERSWREERAHLIEKNEIAKRKIESMILRLKALEQDS is encoded by the coding sequence ATGCAAGAGAACGACCTGCAAGCGCTGATGAGCCGGTTCGAGTTGCTGATCGAACGGGTCGAGCAACTAAAGCGGCAAAACGCACTCTTAGTAGCTCAGGAACGATCCTGGCGCGAGGAGCGCGCCCACCTGATCGAAAAGAACGAGATCGCCAAACGCAAGATCGAATCGATGATCCTGCGCCTCAAGGCCCTGGAGCAAGACTCATGA
- a CDS encoding YecA family protein translates to MPNTQSPYIAFAMLLSSNGHPVTPAELHGLLIGRSCAGAGFDADAWLADAAQLLETEPGDTVRNALVGLQEMVKAELTGDDVAIVLLLPSDDAALSDRATALGQWCQGFITGFGLNAGGKDLSTDAKEVLQDLVAISQVQEALEESEDGESDYMEVMEYLRVAPLLLYTELAKPEAPAPKPSLH, encoded by the coding sequence ATGCCCAATACCCAATCGCCCTACATTGCCTTCGCCATGTTGCTTTCGAGCAATGGCCACCCAGTCACCCCCGCCGAGCTGCATGGCCTGCTGATCGGCCGCAGCTGCGCCGGCGCCGGCTTCGATGCCGATGCCTGGCTGGCCGACGCCGCCCAGCTGCTCGAGACCGAGCCCGGTGACACTGTCCGCAACGCCCTGGTCGGCCTGCAAGAGATGGTCAAGGCCGAGCTGACCGGCGACGACGTCGCCATCGTCCTGCTGTTGCCTTCCGATGATGCCGCACTCAGCGACCGCGCCACCGCGCTGGGCCAGTGGTGCCAGGGCTTCATCACCGGTTTCGGCCTGAACGCCGGTGGCAAGGACTTGTCCACCGATGCCAAGGAAGTGCTCCAGGACCTGGTGGCCATCTCGCAGGTCCAGGAAGCGCTGGAAGAATCCGAGGACGGCGAAAGCGACTACATGGAAGTCATGGAGTACCTGCGCGTCGCCCCGCTGCTGCTGTACACCGAGCTGGCCAAGCCCGAAGCGCCCGCGCCAAAGCCATCGCTGCACTGA
- the pepP gene encoding Xaa-Pro aminopeptidase, whose amino-acid sequence MSHIPKAEYARRRKALMAQMVPNSIAILPAAAVAIRNRDVEHVYRQDSDFQYLSGFPEPEAVIALIPGREHGEYVLFCRERNPEREQWDGLRAGQEGAVHDFGADDAFPISDIDEILPGLIEGRERVYSNMGGNPEFDRRLMEWINVIRSKARLGAQPPNEFVALDHLLHDMRLYKSAAEVKVMREAAAISARAHVRAMQACRAGLHEYSLEAELDYEFRKGGAKMPAYGSIVAAGRNGCILHYQQNDAPLKDGDLVLIDAGCEIDCYASDITRTFPVSGRFSPEQKAIYELVLAAQAAAFAEIAPGKHWNHAHEATVRVITEGLVALGLLKGEVQALIDSEAYRAFYMHRAGHWLGMDVHDVGEYKVGGQWRVLEPGMALTVEPGIYIAADNQAVAKKWRGIGVRIEDDVVVTRQGCEILTSGVPRTVAEIEALMHEARKDAA is encoded by the coding sequence ATGAGCCACATACCCAAGGCGGAGTACGCCCGTCGGCGCAAGGCGCTGATGGCGCAGATGGTCCCCAACAGCATCGCCATCCTGCCTGCCGCCGCAGTCGCCATTCGTAACCGCGACGTCGAGCATGTCTATCGCCAGGACAGCGATTTCCAGTACCTGAGCGGCTTCCCCGAACCCGAGGCGGTGATCGCGCTGATCCCGGGCCGCGAGCATGGCGAGTACGTGCTGTTCTGCCGCGAGCGCAATCCAGAGCGCGAGCAGTGGGACGGCCTGCGTGCCGGCCAGGAAGGCGCGGTGCATGATTTCGGCGCCGACGATGCCTTCCCCATCAGCGATATCGACGAAATTCTCCCCGGCTTGATCGAAGGCCGCGAGCGGGTCTACAGCAACATGGGTGGCAACCCCGAGTTCGATCGCCGGCTGATGGAGTGGATCAATGTGATCCGCTCCAAGGCGCGCCTGGGCGCCCAGCCGCCGAACGAGTTCGTTGCCCTGGATCATCTGCTGCACGACATGCGCCTGTATAAATCGGCGGCGGAAGTGAAGGTCATGCGCGAGGCCGCGGCGATCTCCGCCCGTGCCCATGTGCGCGCCATGCAGGCCTGCCGGGCAGGGCTGCATGAGTACAGCCTGGAAGCCGAACTGGACTACGAGTTCCGCAAGGGTGGGGCGAAGATGCCGGCCTACGGCTCGATCGTCGCCGCCGGGCGCAATGGCTGCATCCTGCACTATCAGCAGAATGATGCGCCGCTCAAGGACGGTGACCTGGTGCTGATCGACGCCGGTTGCGAGATCGACTGCTACGCCAGCGACATTACCCGCACCTTCCCGGTCAGCGGGCGCTTCTCGCCCGAGCAGAAAGCCATCTACGAGCTGGTGCTCGCGGCCCAGGCCGCGGCGTTCGCCGAGATCGCCCCGGGCAAGCACTGGAACCATGCCCACGAGGCGACCGTGCGGGTGATCACCGAAGGGCTGGTGGCGCTGGGCCTGCTCAAGGGCGAGGTGCAGGCGCTGATCGACAGCGAGGCCTACCGGGCCTTCTACATGCACCGCGCCGGGCACTGGCTGGGCATGGATGTGCACGACGTGGGCGAATACAAGGTCGGTGGCCAGTGGCGCGTGCTCGAGCCGGGCATGGCGTTGACCGTCGAACCGGGCATCTATATCGCGGCCGACAACCAGGCCGTGGCGAAGAAATGGCGCGGCATCGGCGTAAGGATCGAGGACGACGTGGTGGTAACCAGACAAGGCTGTGAAATCCTCACTTCAGGCGTGCCGCGCACGGTCGCCGAGATCGAGGCGCTGATGCACGAAGCCCGCAAGGACGCCGCATGA
- the ubiH gene encoding 2-octaprenyl-6-methoxyphenyl hydroxylase — MNRVNLAIIGGGLVGASLALTLQAAAKARGWTILLIEPFAPGDSFQPSYDARSSALSYGTRQIYERLGLWQAISRRAEPIRQIQVSDRGRFGATRLDALEEGVPALGYVVENAWLGQCLWQAIDNEVVSWRCPAQVQAMQAIAGGYRLQLDDDTTLECDLAVLADGGRSGLREQLGIHVRHTPYDQSALIANITPGEAHAGQAFERFTEQGPMALLPLADNRCALVWTRQGMDAKRLAELDERSFLRELQEAFGYRLGALRQVGARHLYPLALVEAEEQVRPHLVVLGNAAHSLHPIAGQGFNLSLRDVQSLADALLAGPALPGDLATLQAYHQRQRLDQALTIGFSDQVTRVFGSSQPLLAAGRNIGLLGLDLLPPAKSWFARQAMGLGTRPDPRGRP; from the coding sequence ATGAACCGGGTCAACCTGGCGATCATCGGTGGCGGCCTGGTGGGCGCCAGTTTGGCCCTGACGCTGCAGGCCGCGGCCAAGGCGCGTGGCTGGACGATCCTGCTGATCGAGCCGTTCGCCCCGGGCGACAGCTTCCAGCCCAGCTACGACGCGCGTTCTTCGGCGCTGTCCTACGGCACCCGGCAGATCTACGAGCGGCTGGGGTTGTGGCAGGCCATCAGCCGCCGCGCCGAGCCGATCCGGCAGATCCAGGTGTCCGACCGTGGCCGCTTCGGCGCCACGCGCCTGGATGCGCTGGAGGAAGGCGTGCCGGCGCTTGGCTATGTGGTGGAGAACGCCTGGCTCGGCCAGTGCCTGTGGCAGGCCATCGACAACGAGGTGGTTAGCTGGCGCTGCCCGGCGCAAGTGCAGGCGATGCAGGCCATCGCCGGTGGCTATCGGCTGCAGCTGGACGACGACACCACGCTGGAATGCGACCTGGCGGTGCTGGCCGATGGTGGCCGTTCGGGCCTGCGCGAGCAGTTGGGCATCCATGTGCGCCACACGCCGTATGACCAGAGCGCGCTGATCGCCAACATCACCCCAGGCGAGGCCCATGCCGGGCAGGCGTTCGAGCGCTTCACCGAGCAAGGGCCGATGGCCCTGCTGCCGCTGGCGGACAACCGCTGCGCGCTGGTATGGACCCGTCAGGGGATGGACGCCAAACGCCTGGCCGAGCTCGACGAGCGCAGCTTCCTGCGCGAGCTGCAGGAAGCCTTCGGCTACCGCCTCGGCGCCCTGCGCCAGGTCGGTGCCCGCCATCTCTACCCGCTGGCGCTGGTGGAGGCCGAGGAGCAGGTGCGCCCGCACCTGGTGGTGCTGGGCAATGCCGCCCATAGCCTGCACCCTATCGCAGGCCAAGGCTTCAACCTGTCGCTGCGTGATGTGCAGTCGCTGGCGGATGCGCTACTGGCCGGCCCGGCGCTGCCGGGCGATCTGGCCACGTTGCAGGCCTATCACCAGCGCCAGCGCCTCGACCAGGCCCTGACCATCGGCTTCTCTGACCAGGTCACCCGTGTGTTCGGCAGCAGCCAGCCGCTGCTGGCGGCCGGGCGCAACATCGGCCTGCTCGGGCTGGACCTGCTGCCACCGGCGAAAAGCTGGTTCGCCCGCCAGGCCATGGGCCTCGGCACTCGCCCCGATCCGCGGGGCCGCCCATGA
- a CDS encoding DUF4442 domain-containing protein — MSAARRLARRARMLRWLLNVYPPYLGAGIHIQEISPDMRSVKVRMKLTRWNRNYVGTQFGGSLYAMVDPFYMLLLIEQLGREYIVWDKAASIDFISPGKGPVYAQFHVDDALLDEIRQQTASGKKYLPRLQVEIRDGAGELVARVDKTLYVRLKPQARQA, encoded by the coding sequence ATGAGCGCTGCGCGCCGGCTCGCACGGCGAGCGCGGATGCTGCGCTGGTTGCTGAACGTCTACCCGCCGTACCTGGGTGCCGGCATCCACATCCAGGAAATCAGCCCGGACATGCGCAGCGTCAAGGTGCGCATGAAGCTGACGCGGTGGAATCGCAACTACGTCGGCACCCAGTTCGGTGGCAGCCTGTACGCGATGGTCGACCCGTTCTACATGCTGCTGCTGATCGAGCAACTGGGGCGCGAGTACATCGTTTGGGACAAGGCCGCCTCCATCGATTTCATCTCGCCGGGCAAGGGCCCGGTGTATGCCCAGTTCCACGTCGACGACGCGCTGCTCGACGAGATCCGCCAGCAGACCGCCAGCGGCAAGAAATACTTGCCGCGGCTGCAGGTGGAGATCCGCGATGGCGCCGGCGAACTGGTGGCGCGGGTCGACAAAACTTTATACGTGCGGCTCAAGCCGCAAGCGAGGCAGGCGTAA
- a CDS encoding 2-octaprenyl-3-methyl-6-methoxy-1,4-benzoquinol hydroxylase: MRADLLIVGAGMVGSALALALRHSGLEVLLLDGGPLSVKPFDGEAPFEPRVSALSAASQRILERLGAWEGIARRRVSPYSDMHVWDGSGTGEIHFSAASVHAEVLGHIVENRVVQDGLLERLHDSDVGLLANARLEQLRRSGDEWLVTLADGRKLRAPLVVAADGANSAVRRLAGCQTREWDYLHHAIVTSVRCSEAHRATAWQRFTDEGPLAFLPLSRDGRQDWCSIVWSTTPEQAEQAMALDDAAFRKALERAFEGRLGDVLEADPRVCVPLRQRHAKRYVDEGLALIGDAAHTIHPLAGQGVNLGFLDAAVLAEELVRASERGERLADVKVLSRFERRRMPHNLALMAAMEGFERLFQANPLPLRWLRNSGLKLVEQMPEAKALFVRQALGLSGDLPALAKA; this comes from the coding sequence ATGCGCGCAGATCTGTTGATTGTCGGTGCCGGCATGGTCGGCAGCGCCCTGGCCCTGGCCTTGCGCCACAGTGGCCTGGAGGTGCTCCTGCTCGACGGCGGTCCTTTGTCGGTCAAGCCGTTTGACGGCGAGGCGCCTTTCGAACCCAGGGTCAGTGCCCTGTCGGCCGCCAGCCAGCGCATTCTCGAGCGCCTGGGAGCCTGGGAGGGCATCGCCCGGCGCCGGGTTTCGCCCTACTCGGACATGCACGTCTGGGATGGCAGCGGCACCGGCGAGATTCATTTTTCCGCGGCCAGCGTGCACGCCGAGGTGCTGGGGCATATCGTCGAGAACCGCGTGGTCCAGGACGGCCTGCTGGAGCGTCTGCACGACAGCGATGTCGGGCTGCTGGCCAATGCCCGCCTGGAGCAGTTACGCCGCTCCGGCGACGAATGGCTGGTGACCTTGGCCGATGGTCGCAAGCTGCGCGCGCCGCTGGTGGTCGCCGCTGATGGCGCCAACTCGGCGGTGCGTCGCCTGGCGGGCTGCCAGACCCGCGAATGGGATTACCTGCATCACGCCATCGTCACCAGCGTGCGTTGCAGTGAGGCGCACCGCGCCACGGCCTGGCAACGCTTTACGGATGAAGGCCCGCTGGCGTTCCTGCCGCTGTCGCGTGATGGCCGCCAGGACTGGTGCTCGATTGTCTGGTCGACCACGCCGGAGCAGGCCGAGCAGGCCATGGCGCTGGACGACGCGGCGTTTCGCAAGGCGCTTGAGCGTGCCTTTGAAGGCCGTCTGGGGGACGTGCTCGAGGCTGATCCACGGGTCTGCGTGCCGCTGCGCCAGCGCCATGCCAAGCGCTACGTCGATGAAGGGCTGGCGCTGATCGGCGACGCCGCCCACACCATCCATCCGCTGGCGGGGCAGGGGGTCAACCTGGGCTTCCTCGATGCCGCTGTGCTGGCCGAAGAGCTGGTACGTGCCAGCGAGCGCGGCGAGCGCCTGGCCGATGTGAAGGTGCTGAGCCGCTTCGAACGGCGGCGCATGCCGCACAACCTGGCACTGATGGCAGCGATGGAGGGCTTCGAGCGATTGTTCCAGGCCAACCCTTTGCCGCTGCGCTGGTTGCGCAACAGTGGGCTGAAGCTGGTGGAGCAGATGCCGGAGGCCAAGGCGCTGTTCGTGCGCCAGGCATTGGGGTTGTCCGGGGACTTGCCGGCGTTGGCCAAGGCCTGA
- a CDS encoding extracellular solute-binding protein: MLPRKPLLAALALTLFGGTAQAAEEVVVYSSRIDELIKPVFDAYTAKTGVKIKFITDKEAPLMQRIKAEGENGVADLLLTVDAGNLWQAEQMGILQPIKSATIDQNIPPQYRASSHDWTGLSLRARTIAYSTDRVKPAELTTYEALADKHWEGRLCLRTAKKVYNQSLTATLIENHGEAETEKLIKGWVNNLSTDVFSDDTAVLQAIAAGQCDVGIVNTYYYGRLHKEKPDLPVKLFWPNQGDRGVHVNLSGIGLTKHAPHPEAAKKLVEWMTGEEAQKLFADINQEFPANPKVKPSAEVAAWGSFKADSIPVEVAGKRQAEAIRLMDRAGWN, from the coding sequence ATGTTGCCCCGCAAGCCCCTACTGGCCGCCCTGGCCCTCACTCTGTTCGGCGGCACCGCCCAGGCGGCGGAAGAAGTGGTGGTGTACTCCTCGCGCATCGACGAGCTGATCAAGCCGGTGTTCGACGCCTACACCGCCAAGACCGGCGTCAAGATCAAGTTCATCACCGACAAGGAAGCCCCCTTGATGCAGCGCATCAAGGCCGAGGGCGAGAACGGCGTGGCCGACCTGCTGCTCACCGTCGATGCCGGCAACCTCTGGCAAGCCGAGCAGATGGGCATCCTGCAACCGATCAAGTCGGCCACCATCGACCAGAACATTCCGCCGCAGTACCGCGCCTCGTCCCACGACTGGACTGGCTTGAGCCTGCGCGCACGGACCATCGCCTACTCTACCGACCGGGTCAAACCCGCCGAGCTGACCACCTACGAGGCCTTGGCCGACAAGCACTGGGAAGGCCGCCTGTGCCTGCGCACGGCGAAGAAGGTCTACAACCAGTCGCTGACCGCCACCCTGATCGAGAACCACGGCGAGGCCGAGACCGAGAAACTGATCAAGGGCTGGGTCAACAACCTGTCCACCGACGTGTTCTCCGACGACACCGCAGTGCTTCAGGCCATTGCCGCCGGCCAGTGCGACGTGGGTATCGTCAACACCTATTACTACGGCCGTCTGCACAAGGAAAAGCCCGATTTGCCGGTGAAGCTGTTCTGGCCCAACCAGGGTGACCGCGGTGTGCACGTCAACCTGTCGGGCATCGGCCTGACCAAGCATGCCCCGCACCCGGAAGCGGCAAAGAAACTGGTGGAGTGGATGACCGGCGAGGAGGCGCAGAAGCTGTTTGCCGACATCAACCAGGAATTCCCGGCCAACCCGAAGGTGAAACCCTCGGCGGAAGTGGCGGCCTGGGGTAGCTTCAAGGCCGACAGCATTCCGGTGGAAGTCGCTGGCAAGCGCCAGGCCGAAGCCATTCGCTTGATGGATCGGGCTGGCTGGAACTGA
- a CDS encoding iron ABC transporter permease, with translation MAHTPQRRWYLPVLLVAALVLLPLSVLLLSWQSVDMQIWSHLLDTQMSRLLGNTLTLVVGVGLGVTVLGVSLAWLTSLCEFPGRRWLDWALMLPFAIPAYVLAFVFVGLLDFAGPVQTALREVFGPMRLPRVRSTGGVITVLVLVFYPYVYLLARTAFLAQGKGLMEAARVLGLSPLQAFWRVALPMARPAIGAGIALALMETLADFGAVAVFNFDTFTTAIYKTWYGFFSLSSAAQLASLLLLAVILVLYGERRARGASRSGNERPRAQALYHLRGIKALAASVWCLLVFACAFVIPMLQLLAWLWQRGRHDLDERYLGLVMHTLYLGAMAALITVSVAMLLAFARRQAPTAGIRAGVGLANLGYALPGSVLAVSIMLAFSYLDNELVVPLSQWLGGAGKPMLLGSLSALLLAYLVRFIAVAYGPLESSLERIRPSLPEASRSLGVGGPGLFFKVYLPLLVPGALSAALLVFVDVLKEMPATLLMRPFGWDTLAVRVFEMTSEGEWARASLPALTLVLVGLLPVIGLIRRSAHRPGHPR, from the coding sequence TTGGCCCACACCCCCCAACGTCGCTGGTACCTCCCGGTCTTGCTGGTCGCCGCCCTGGTCCTGCTGCCGCTCAGCGTCTTGCTGTTGTCATGGCAGTCGGTCGACATGCAGATTTGGTCGCACCTGCTCGACACCCAGATGAGTCGCCTGCTGGGCAACACCCTGACCCTGGTGGTCGGCGTAGGTCTTGGCGTGACCGTGCTGGGGGTGAGTTTGGCCTGGCTCACCAGCCTCTGCGAATTCCCCGGTCGGCGATGGCTGGACTGGGCTTTGATGTTACCGTTCGCCATCCCGGCCTATGTGCTGGCGTTCGTCTTCGTCGGCCTGCTCGATTTTGCAGGCCCCGTGCAGACTGCGCTGCGCGAGGTGTTCGGGCCCATGCGCCTGCCCAGGGTGCGCTCCACCGGTGGCGTGATCACGGTATTGGTGCTGGTGTTCTACCCCTACGTCTACCTGCTGGCGCGCACAGCGTTCCTGGCCCAGGGCAAGGGCTTGATGGAGGCGGCGCGGGTGTTGGGGCTGTCACCGCTGCAGGCGTTCTGGCGGGTGGCCTTGCCCATGGCGCGGCCGGCCATCGGCGCCGGCATCGCCCTGGCATTGATGGAGACCCTGGCCGATTTCGGCGCGGTGGCAGTATTCAATTTCGACACCTTTACCACAGCCATCTACAAGACCTGGTACGGCTTCTTCAGCCTCTCCAGCGCGGCGCAACTGGCCAGCCTGCTGTTGCTGGCCGTGATCCTGGTGCTGTATGGCGAGCGCAGGGCCCGAGGGGCCAGCCGCAGTGGCAACGAACGCCCGAGGGCACAGGCGCTTTATCACTTGCGGGGTATCAAGGCGTTGGCTGCCAGTGTCTGGTGCCTGCTGGTGTTCGCCTGTGCCTTCGTCATCCCGATGCTGCAGTTGCTGGCGTGGCTCTGGCAGCGGGGTCGGCACGACCTCGACGAGCGTTATCTCGGCCTGGTCATGCACACCCTGTACCTCGGTGCCATGGCGGCGTTGATCACGGTCAGCGTGGCCATGCTGCTGGCGTTCGCCAGGCGGCAGGCCCCGACCGCTGGTATCCGCGCCGGGGTCGGCTTGGCCAACCTGGGGTACGCCTTGCCTGGCTCGGTGCTGGCCGTGTCGATCATGTTGGCGTTCAGCTACCTGGACAACGAGCTGGTAGTGCCGCTGTCCCAGTGGTTGGGTGGGGCTGGCAAACCGATGTTGCTGGGAAGCTTGTCGGCATTGTTGCTGGCTTATCTGGTCCGGTTCATCGCTGTGGCCTATGGTCCGCTGGAGAGCAGCCTGGAGCGGATCCGCCCATCGCTTCCGGAAGCGTCGCGCAGCCTCGGGGTCGGTGGCCCAGGATTGTTTTTCAAGGTGTATCTGCCGTTGCTGGTGCCCGGCGCTCTCAGTGCCGCCCTGCTGGTATTCGTCGATGTACTCAAGGAGATGCCGGCGACTTTGTTGATGCGCCCGTTTGGCTGGGACACCTTGGCCGTGCGCGTGTTCGAGATGACCAGCGAGGGCGAATGGGCGCGTGCTTCGCTGCCAGCGTTGACCCTGGTACTGGTCGGCCTGCTGCCGGTGATCGGCCTGATCCGCCGTTCGGCCCATCGTCCGGGGCATCCGCGCTGA